In Pseudomonas rhizosphaerae, one DNA window encodes the following:
- the ispD gene encoding 2-C-methyl-D-erythritol 4-phosphate cytidylyltransferase, with protein MNTSLPAFWAVIPAAGVGARMAADRPKQYLNLGGRTILEHSIDCFLGHPQLKGVIVSLAADDPFWPELPSARNELIQRVAGGRERADSVLNALLHLHAQGADESDWVLVHDAARPNLSRADLDKLLAELADDSVGGLLAVPARDTLKRADAAGRVQHTVDRSTIWQAFTPQMFRLGALHRALADSLVAGVAITDEASAIEWAGFAPKLVEGRADNLKVTRPEDLEWLRQRWAMRG; from the coding sequence ATGAACACCTCGCTGCCAGCCTTCTGGGCAGTGATTCCCGCCGCGGGCGTAGGCGCCCGCATGGCGGCGGACCGTCCCAAGCAATACCTGAACCTGGGCGGTCGTACTATTCTGGAACACAGCATCGACTGTTTCCTTGGGCATCCGCAGCTCAAGGGCGTGATCGTCAGCCTCGCTGCGGACGATCCGTTCTGGCCCGAACTGCCCAGCGCCCGCAATGAGTTGATCCAACGTGTGGCCGGTGGCCGCGAGCGAGCCGATTCGGTGCTCAATGCCTTGCTGCATTTGCATGCCCAAGGCGCCGACGAAAGTGACTGGGTACTGGTGCACGATGCGGCGCGGCCCAACCTTTCTCGCGCCGACCTGGACAAACTGCTCGCCGAACTCGCTGACGACAGTGTGGGTGGCCTGTTGGCCGTGCCAGCGCGGGACACGCTCAAGCGTGCCGATGCGGCTGGTCGGGTTCAGCACACGGTGGATCGCAGCACGATCTGGCAGGCGTTCACGCCGCAGATGTTTCGCCTGGGCGCCCTGCATCGAGCCTTGGCCGACAGCCTGGTGGCTGGCGTGGCCATCACCGACGAAGCCTCGGCCATCGAGTGGGCCGGGTTTGCGCCAAAGTTGGTCGAAGGGCGGGCGGACAATCTCAAGGTGACTCGGCCGGAAGACCTGGAGTGGCTGCGTCAGCGGTGGGCCATGCGCGGCTGA
- the kdsA gene encoding 3-deoxy-8-phosphooctulonate synthase, translated as MTQKIIRVGDIEIANDKPFVLFGGMNVLESRDMALKVCEEYVRVTDKLGIPYVFKASFDKANRSSVTSYRGPGLEEGMRIFEEIKKTFNVPLITDVHEPAQAAVVAEVCDIIQLPAFLSRQTDLVVAMAKTGAVINIKKAQFLAPQEMKHILTKCEEAGNDQLILCERGSSFGYNNLVVDMLGFGIMKSFEYPVFFDVTHALQMPGGRSDSAGGRRAQVTDLAKAGLSQGLAGLFLEAHPDPDNAKCDGPCALRLDKLEPFLAQLKSLDELVKGFPAIETA; from the coding sequence ATGACGCAGAAGATCATCCGCGTAGGCGACATCGAGATCGCCAACGACAAGCCATTCGTGTTGTTCGGCGGCATGAACGTGCTGGAATCGCGCGACATGGCCCTCAAGGTCTGTGAAGAATACGTGCGGGTGACCGACAAGCTCGGCATTCCCTACGTGTTCAAGGCCAGCTTCGATAAGGCTAACCGCTCTTCGGTGACCTCCTACCGTGGCCCCGGCCTGGAGGAGGGCATGCGCATCTTCGAAGAGATCAAGAAGACCTTCAACGTGCCGCTGATCACCGACGTTCACGAGCCTGCGCAGGCCGCCGTGGTCGCCGAGGTATGCGACATCATTCAGCTGCCGGCCTTCCTGTCGCGCCAGACCGATCTGGTGGTCGCCATGGCCAAGACCGGCGCGGTGATCAACATCAAGAAAGCCCAGTTCCTTGCACCCCAGGAAATGAAACACATCCTGACCAAGTGCGAAGAAGCCGGTAACGACCAGTTGATCCTCTGCGAGCGTGGTTCGAGCTTCGGCTACAACAACCTGGTGGTGGACATGCTCGGCTTCGGCATCATGAAGTCGTTCGAATACCCGGTGTTCTTCGACGTCACCCACGCCCTGCAGATGCCTGGCGGCCGCAGCGATTCCGCCGGTGGCCGCCGCGCCCAGGTCACCGACCTGGCCAAGGCGGGCCTGAGCCAGGGCCTGGCAGGCCTGTTCCTGGAAGCCCACCCGGACCCGGACAACGCCAAGTGCGACGGCCCGTGCGCGCTGCGCCTGGACAAGCTGGAACCGTTTCTTGCCCAGCTCAAGTCGCTCGATGAACTGGTCAAGGGTTTCCCGGCGATCGAAACGGCCTGA
- a CDS encoding CTP synthase — MTRYIFVTGGVVSSLGKGIASASLAAILEARGLKVTMLKLDPYINVDPGTMSPFQHGEVFVTHDGAETDLDLGHYERFIRTTMTQNNNFTTGRVYEHVLRKERRGDYLGATIQVIPHITDEIKRRIIKGAGDADVAMVEIGGTVGDIESQPFLEAIRQLRFEVGAKRAMLMHLTLVPYIATAGETKTKPTQHSVKELRSIGLQPDILVCRSDHPIDMSSRRKIAQFTNVEERAVIALEDADTIYKIPGILHSQGLDDFVVERFGLQCGGADLSEWDAVVDAKLNPEHEVTIAMVGKYMELLDAYKSLIEAMSHAGISNRTKVNLRYIDSEDIENQGTALLEGVDAILVPGGFGLRGVEGKITAVQYARENKVPYLGICLGMQVAVIEFARNVMGWKDANSTEFDRASGHPVVGLITEWEDATGAVETRTEASDLGGTMRLGAQDCQLISGSKVHDCYAKDVIVERHRHRYEVNNNLLPQLVDAGLVVSGRSGDGALVEVVESKDHPWFVACQFHPEFTSTPRDGHPLFSGFVKAALAQHQKKA; from the coding sequence ATGACGCGCTACATCTTCGTCACGGGCGGTGTTGTTTCTTCATTGGGGAAAGGCATTGCCTCGGCTTCATTGGCGGCCATCCTGGAGGCGCGGGGGCTCAAAGTCACCATGCTCAAGCTGGACCCGTACATCAACGTCGACCCGGGCACCATGAGCCCGTTCCAGCACGGTGAAGTGTTCGTCACCCACGACGGCGCCGAGACCGACCTGGATCTGGGCCATTACGAGCGGTTCATCCGCACGACCATGACCCAGAACAACAATTTCACCACCGGCCGCGTCTACGAGCACGTGCTGCGCAAGGAACGCCGGGGTGATTATCTGGGCGCGACCATCCAGGTCATCCCGCACATCACCGACGAGATCAAGCGGCGCATCATCAAGGGCGCCGGTGATGCCGACGTGGCCATGGTCGAGATCGGCGGTACCGTGGGCGACATCGAATCCCAGCCGTTCCTGGAAGCGATCCGCCAGCTGCGTTTCGAGGTCGGCGCCAAACGCGCCATGCTCATGCACCTGACGCTGGTGCCGTACATCGCCACTGCGGGCGAGACCAAGACCAAGCCGACCCAACACTCGGTCAAGGAGCTGCGCTCCATCGGCTTGCAGCCCGACATTCTGGTGTGCCGCTCCGATCACCCGATCGACATGTCGTCGCGTCGCAAGATCGCCCAGTTCACCAACGTCGAAGAGCGCGCGGTCATCGCTCTGGAAGACGCCGACACCATCTACAAGATCCCGGGCATCCTGCACTCCCAGGGCCTGGATGATTTCGTCGTCGAGCGCTTCGGCCTGCAATGTGGCGGCGCCGACTTGTCCGAATGGGACGCGGTCGTCGATGCCAAGCTGAACCCGGAACACGAAGTGACCATCGCCATGGTCGGCAAGTACATGGAACTGCTCGATGCCTACAAGTCGCTGATCGAAGCGATGAGCCATGCCGGCATCAGCAATCGCACCAAGGTCAACCTGCGCTACATCGATTCCGAAGACATCGAGAACCAGGGCACAGCCCTGCTCGAAGGCGTGGACGCCATCCTGGTGCCCGGCGGTTTCGGCCTGCGTGGCGTGGAAGGCAAGATCACCGCCGTGCAGTACGCCCGCGAGAACAAGGTGCCGTACCTGGGCATCTGCCTGGGCATGCAGGTGGCCGTCATCGAATTCGCCCGTAACGTAATGGGCTGGAAAGACGCCAACTCCACCGAATTCGACCGCGCCAGCGGCCACCCGGTGGTGGGCTTGATCACCGAATGGGAAGACGCCACCGGCGCCGTGGAAACCCGTACCGAAGCGTCCGATCTGGGTGGCACCATGCGTCTGGGGGCACAGGACTGCCAGCTGATCAGCGGTTCCAAGGTGCACGATTGCTATGCCAAGGATGTGATCGTCGAGCGTCATCGCCATCGCTACGAAGTGAACAACAACCTGCTGCCGCAACTGGTCGACGCCGGCCTGGTGGTTTCCGGTCGCTCGGGCGATGGCGCGCTGGTGGAAGTGGTCGAGTCCAAGGACCACCCATGGTTCGTGGCCTGCCAGTTCCACCCCGAGTTCACTTCCACGCCGCGTGACGGTCACCCGTTGTTCAGTGGCTTCGTCAAGGCAGCATTGGCTCAACATCAGAAGAAGGCCTGA
- the truD gene encoding tRNA pseudouridine(13) synthase TruD: MTELELLGPRASGDSLGSAVLKASAEDFQVDEVLDIPLSGQGEHLWLWVEKRNLNTEEAARRLAKAAGVPLRTVSYAGLKDRQALTRQWFSLHLPGKADPDLSAAQNDTLVILKHARHSRKLQRGAHSANGFTVRLTALEADRAALDARLEKLKQAGVPNYFGTQRFGFQGGNLFDARQYAERQALPEQRNVRSRLLSTARSFLFNQILAARVADGTWNRAQVGDLLAFTDSRSFFPAGEAECSDPRLDILDLHPTGALWGEGSSAAAGRCADLENTVAGQHAALCAWLARAGLTQERRILRLPIGELTWHYPEPDILQLHFVLPAGCFATVVVRELVDLVPTGQTESPCVF; the protein is encoded by the coding sequence ATGACCGAACTTGAATTGCTGGGTCCACGGGCTTCAGGCGACAGCCTGGGCAGCGCCGTACTCAAGGCCAGCGCCGAAGACTTCCAGGTCGACGAGGTGCTGGATATTCCGTTGTCCGGCCAGGGCGAGCACCTTTGGCTGTGGGTCGAAAAACGCAACCTCAATACCGAAGAAGCCGCCCGGCGCTTGGCCAAGGCCGCTGGCGTACCACTGCGCACCGTCAGCTATGCGGGCCTCAAGGATCGCCAGGCACTGACCCGACAATGGTTCAGCCTGCACTTGCCCGGCAAGGCCGATCCGGACCTGAGCGCGGCGCAGAACGACACCCTGGTCATCCTCAAGCACGCCCGGCATTCGCGCAAATTGCAACGCGGCGCTCACTCGGCCAATGGCTTCACGGTGCGCCTGACCGCGCTCGAGGCCGATCGCGCAGCACTCGATGCGCGCCTTGAGAAACTCAAGCAGGCCGGCGTGCCGAATTATTTCGGCACCCAGCGCTTCGGTTTCCAAGGCGGCAACCTGTTCGACGCCCGGCAGTATGCCGAACGCCAGGCGCTGCCCGAGCAGCGCAACGTACGGTCGCGCCTGCTGTCCACCGCGCGCAGTTTTCTCTTCAACCAGATACTCGCCGCGCGTGTCGCCGACGGTACCTGGAACCGTGCTCAGGTCGGCGATCTGCTGGCGTTCACCGACAGCCGCAGCTTCTTTCCGGCCGGTGAGGCCGAATGCAGCGATCCACGCCTGGATATCCTCGATCTGCACCCGACCGGGGCGCTGTGGGGCGAGGGCAGCTCGGCCGCCGCCGGTAGATGTGCCGACCTGGAGAACACCGTGGCCGGCCAGCACGCGGCGCTTTGCGCCTGGCTCGCCAGGGCCGGCCTGACGCAGGAACGACGTATCCTGCGGCTGCCCATCGGCGAGCTGACGTGGCATTATCCCGAGCCTGACATCCTGCAGTTGCACTTCGTCCTGCCGGCCGGTTGCTTCGCCACCGTCGTGGTGCGCGAACTCGTCGATCTGGTGCCGACAGGGCAGACGGAAAGTCCATGCGTATTCTGA
- a CDS encoding S-(hydroxymethyl)glutathione dehydrogenase/class III alcohol dehydrogenase, with translation MIKSRAAVAFEANKPLEIVEIDVAMPKAGEVLLRVVASGVCHTDAYTLSGADPEGIFPSVLGHEGGAIVEAVGEGVTSVAVGDHVIPLYTPECRQCKFCKSGKTNLCQAIRATQGKGLMPDGTTRFSYNGKELFHYMGTSTFSEYTVLPEISVAKIDKQAPLEKVCLLGCGVTTGIGAVLNTAKVKPGDTVAVFGLGGIGLSAIIGAVKAKAGRIIAIDINPSKFEIARQLGATDCINPKEYDRPIQEVIVDLTDGGVDFSFECIGNVQLMRAALECCHKGWGESVIIGVAGAGQEIATRPFQLVTGRVWRGSAFGGVRGRTELPSYVEMAETGEIPLDTFITHTMGLEDINKAFDLMHEGKSIRSVIHF, from the coding sequence ATGATCAAGTCCCGCGCCGCCGTCGCATTCGAAGCCAACAAGCCATTGGAAATCGTCGAGATCGACGTGGCCATGCCCAAGGCAGGCGAAGTCCTGCTGCGCGTAGTCGCGTCCGGCGTCTGCCACACCGACGCGTACACCCTGTCGGGCGCGGACCCGGAAGGCATCTTCCCGTCGGTACTGGGCCATGAAGGCGGCGCCATCGTCGAGGCGGTGGGCGAGGGGGTTACCTCGGTTGCGGTGGGCGATCACGTCATTCCGCTGTACACACCCGAATGCCGTCAGTGCAAGTTCTGCAAGTCGGGCAAGACCAACCTGTGCCAGGCCATTCGCGCCACCCAGGGCAAGGGCCTGATGCCCGACGGCACCACGCGTTTCTCGTACAACGGCAAGGAACTGTTCCATTACATGGGCACCTCGACGTTCTCCGAGTACACCGTGTTGCCCGAAATCTCGGTGGCCAAGATCGACAAGCAGGCGCCCCTGGAAAAAGTCTGCCTGCTGGGCTGCGGCGTCACCACCGGTATTGGCGCCGTGCTCAACACGGCGAAGGTCAAGCCGGGCGATACGGTGGCCGTGTTCGGCCTTGGCGGCATCGGTCTGTCCGCCATCATCGGTGCGGTCAAGGCCAAGGCCGGGCGGATCATTGCCATCGATATCAACCCGAGCAAGTTCGAGATCGCCCGTCAGCTGGGTGCCACTGATTGCATCAATCCCAAGGAATACGACCGTCCGATCCAGGAAGTCATCGTCGACCTCACCGACGGCGGCGTGGATTTCTCCTTCGAATGCATCGGCAATGTGCAACTGATGCGTGCGGCCCTCGAATGCTGCCACAAGGGCTGGGGTGAATCGGTGATCATCGGTGTAGCCGGCGCGGGTCAGGAAATCGCCACGCGGCCATTCCAGTTGGTCACCGGTCGCGTCTGGCGCGGTTCGGCGTTCGGTGGCGTGCGCGGGCGCACCGAGCTGCCCAGCTACGTTGAAATGGCCGAAACCGGCGAGATCCCGCTGGACACCTTCATCACCCACACCATGGGCCTTGAAGACATCAACAAGGCGTTCGACCTGATGCACGAAGGCAAGAGCATCCGTTCGGTCATCCACTTCTGA
- the ftsB gene encoding cell division protein FtsB — translation MRSPYWLFLVLLLLLGGLQYRLWVGNGSLKQVAELKQQIAEQHAENERLLERNRVMDAEVLELKKGMETVEERARHELGMVKEGETLYQLAQ, via the coding sequence ATGCGCAGTCCTTATTGGTTGTTTCTCGTCTTGCTTCTGCTCCTGGGTGGTTTGCAGTACCGCCTGTGGGTCGGAAACGGAAGTCTCAAGCAGGTAGCCGAGCTGAAACAGCAGATCGCCGAACAGCACGCCGAGAACGAACGGCTGCTGGAACGCAATCGCGTGATGGACGCTGAAGTACTCGAATTGAAAAAGGGCATGGAGACCGTCGAAGAGCGCGCTCGCCATGAACTGGGCATGGTCAAGGAGGGTGAAACCCTCTACCAGCTGGCCCAATGA
- the fghA gene encoding S-formylglutathione hydrolase, with product MSLENLSCQKSFGGWHKRYKHRSKELGCDMTFAVYLPPQAEQGGKLPVLYWLSGLTCTDENFMQKAGGLKLAAELGLIIVAPDTSPRGADVPDDPNQAWDFGLGAGFYLNATEQPWAQHYRMHDYVVHELPALVEAHFPASDKRSISGHSMGGHGALVCALRNPGRYRSISAFSPISNPMDCPWGQKAFAHYLGEERSRWREWDASVLIAEAAEHLPLLVDQGDRDDFLENQLKPQALSQAAKAAGYALTLRMQPGYDHSYYFIASFIDDHLRHHAKALG from the coding sequence ATGAGCCTGGAAAACCTGTCCTGCCAGAAAAGCTTCGGTGGCTGGCACAAGCGCTACAAGCACCGCTCCAAAGAGCTGGGCTGCGACATGACCTTTGCCGTGTACCTGCCGCCCCAGGCGGAGCAGGGCGGCAAATTGCCCGTGCTGTACTGGCTGTCGGGGCTGACCTGCACCGACGAAAACTTCATGCAGAAGGCGGGTGGTCTCAAGTTGGCCGCCGAACTGGGCTTGATCATCGTCGCGCCCGATACCAGCCCACGGGGTGCAGACGTGCCGGATGATCCGAACCAGGCGTGGGATTTCGGTCTGGGCGCCGGTTTCTACCTGAACGCTACCGAGCAGCCGTGGGCGCAGCACTACCGCATGCACGACTATGTGGTGCATGAGTTACCCGCCCTTGTGGAAGCGCATTTTCCGGCATCGGACAAACGCTCCATCAGTGGCCACTCCATGGGCGGCCACGGCGCGCTGGTCTGCGCACTGCGCAATCCGGGGCGCTACCGGTCGATCTCGGCGTTCTCACCCATCAGCAACCCCATGGATTGCCCGTGGGGACAGAAAGCCTTTGCCCATTACCTGGGCGAGGAGCGCTCGCGCTGGCGCGAATGGGATGCCAGCGTACTGATCGCCGAGGCCGCCGAGCATCTGCCCTTGCTGGTGGATCAAGGGGATCGCGACGACTTTCTCGAGAACCAGCTCAAGCCCCAGGCCTTGAGCCAGGCAGCGAAGGCGGCAGGCTATGCACTGACGTTGCGCATGCAGCCGGGCTATGACCACAGCTACTACTTCATCGCCAGCTTTATCGATGACCATTTGCGGCATCATGCCAAGGCCTTGGGTTGA
- the ispF gene encoding 2-C-methyl-D-erythritol 2,4-cyclodiphosphate synthase: MRIGHGYDVHRFAEGDFITLGGVRIPHKFGLLAHSDGDVVLHAVSDALLGAAALGDIGKHFPDTDPQFKGADSRVLLRHVVSVVAQKGWKVGNVDATIVAQAPKMAPHIDTMRERIAADLGVELDQVNVKATTTEKLGFAGREEGIAVHAVALLLRA; the protein is encoded by the coding sequence ATGCGTATTGGCCACGGCTACGACGTGCACCGTTTTGCCGAGGGTGACTTCATTACCCTGGGCGGCGTGCGAATCCCACACAAGTTCGGCCTGCTGGCTCATTCAGACGGCGATGTCGTACTGCATGCCGTGAGCGACGCCTTGCTCGGCGCCGCTGCGCTGGGCGACATCGGCAAGCACTTTCCGGATACCGATCCGCAGTTCAAGGGCGCCGACAGCCGTGTGCTGCTGCGTCATGTGGTGTCGGTAGTGGCCCAGAAAGGCTGGAAAGTCGGCAACGTCGACGCAACCATCGTGGCCCAGGCACCCAAGATGGCGCCGCACATCGACACCATGCGTGAACGAATCGCCGCCGATCTAGGCGTCGAGCTGGACCAGGTCAACGTCAAGGCTACCACTACCGAAAAGCTGGGTTTTGCCGGACGCGAGGAAGGTATCGCCGTGCATGCGGTCGCCTTGTTGCTGCGCGCATGA
- a CDS encoding LysR family transcriptional regulator yields the protein MTDNRWEGIDEFVAVAECAHFTAAAQRLGVSSSHVSRQIARLEERLQTRLLYRSTRRVALTEAGQTFLQHCQRLQDSRDEAWRAMSDLTGEPKGLLRLTCAVAYGERFIVPLVTRFMGLYPQLRVDIELSNRTLDLLHEGMDLAIRLGRLHDSRLVATKLAPRQMFLCASPLYLARYGRPHSVSELVRHNCLVGSSDVWALQVDGKEQAQRVQGNWRCNSGQAVLEAALQGVGLCQLPDYYVLEHLRSGALVSLLDAHQPPNTAVWGLYPQQRHLSPKVRKLVDYLRVGLAERPEYL from the coding sequence ATGACTGATAACCGCTGGGAGGGTATCGACGAATTCGTCGCGGTGGCCGAATGCGCCCACTTCACCGCCGCGGCCCAGCGCCTGGGTGTGTCGTCTTCCCATGTCAGCCGCCAGATCGCTCGACTGGAAGAACGCCTGCAAACGCGCCTGCTCTATCGCAGCACGCGACGCGTGGCGCTGACCGAGGCGGGCCAGACGTTCCTGCAGCATTGCCAACGCCTGCAGGATAGCCGCGACGAAGCCTGGCGCGCCATGAGCGATCTCACCGGGGAACCCAAGGGCCTGCTGCGCCTGACGTGCGCCGTGGCCTACGGCGAGCGCTTCATCGTGCCCTTGGTCACCCGCTTCATGGGCCTTTACCCGCAGTTGCGTGTGGACATCGAGTTGAGCAACCGAACCCTGGATCTGCTTCATGAAGGCATGGACCTGGCCATTCGCCTCGGGCGCCTGCACGACTCGCGACTGGTGGCGACCAAATTGGCACCGCGGCAGATGTTTCTCTGCGCTTCGCCGCTCTACCTGGCGCGCTACGGACGACCCCACAGCGTGTCGGAGCTGGTGCGGCACAATTGCCTGGTGGGCAGTTCCGACGTCTGGGCATTGCAGGTCGATGGCAAGGAGCAGGCGCAGCGAGTGCAGGGCAACTGGCGCTGCAACAGTGGCCAAGCGGTACTGGAGGCGGCGTTGCAAGGCGTTGGGCTTTGCCAGCTACCCGATTACTACGTGCTCGAGCACCTGCGCAGTGGCGCGTTGGTGTCGCTGCTGGACGCGCATCAACCGCCCAACACGGCGGTGTGGGGGCTGTATCCGCAGCAGCGTCACTTGTCGCCGAAAGTCAGAAAGCTGGTGGACTATCTGCGGGTAGGGTTGGCCGAGAGACCAGAGTATCTGTAG
- the eno gene encoding phosphopyruvate hydratase, protein MAKIVDIKGREVLDSRGNPTVEADVLLENGIIGTACAPSGASTGSREALELRDGDKSRYLGKGVLKAVANINGPIRDALLGKDPVDQKGLDHAMIALDGTENKASLGANAILAVSLAAAKAAAQDQDLPLYAHIANLNGTPGVYSMPVPMMNIINGGEHADNNVDIQEFMVQPVGAKTFSDALRMGTEIFHHLKAVLKARGLNTAVGDEGGFAPDLASNEDALSAIAEAVEKAGYKLGTDVTLALDCAASEFYENGTYDLAGEGHKFDAEGFAEYLKGLTERYPIISIEDGLDESDWAGWKILTDKIGEKVQLVGDDLFVTNTKILKEGIDKKIANSILIKFNQIGTLTETLEAIQMAKAAGYTAVISHRSGETEDSTIADLAVGTAAGQIKTGSLCRSDRVSKYNQLLRIEEQLGAKAVYRGRDEFRG, encoded by the coding sequence ATGGCAAAAATCGTCGACATCAAAGGTCGTGAAGTTCTCGACTCCCGTGGCAACCCTACCGTGGAAGCCGACGTGCTTCTGGAAAACGGCATCATCGGCACTGCCTGTGCACCGTCGGGCGCTTCCACCGGCTCGCGTGAAGCGCTGGAGCTGCGCGATGGCGACAAGAGCCGCTACCTGGGCAAGGGTGTTCTGAAAGCCGTGGCCAACATCAATGGCCCGATTCGCGATGCGCTGCTGGGCAAGGACCCCGTCGATCAGAAAGGTCTGGACCACGCGATGATTGCTTTGGACGGCACCGAGAACAAGGCTTCGCTGGGCGCCAACGCGATCCTCGCCGTGTCCCTGGCTGCCGCCAAGGCCGCCGCACAGGACCAGGACCTGCCTCTCTACGCACACATTGCCAACCTCAACGGCACGCCGGGTGTCTACTCCATGCCCGTACCGATGATGAACATCATCAACGGCGGCGAGCACGCCGACAACAACGTCGACATCCAGGAATTCATGGTCCAGCCGGTAGGCGCCAAGACTTTTTCCGACGCGCTGCGCATGGGCACCGAGATCTTCCACCACCTCAAGGCGGTACTGAAGGCTCGCGGCCTGAACACTGCCGTGGGTGACGAAGGTGGCTTCGCCCCGGACCTGGCCTCCAACGAAGACGCCCTGAGCGCCATTGCCGAAGCCGTGGAGAAGGCCGGCTACAAGCTGGGCACCGACGTGACCCTGGCACTGGACTGCGCTGCCAGCGAATTCTACGAGAACGGCACCTACGACCTGGCCGGTGAAGGCCACAAGTTCGACGCCGAAGGTTTCGCCGAATACCTCAAGGGCCTGACCGAGCGCTACCCGATCATTTCCATCGAAGACGGCCTGGACGAGTCCGACTGGGCTGGCTGGAAAATCCTTACCGACAAGATCGGCGAAAAGGTCCAGCTGGTGGGTGACGACCTGTTCGTGACCAACACCAAGATCCTCAAGGAAGGCATCGACAAGAAGATCGCCAACTCGATCCTGATCAAGTTCAACCAGATCGGCACCCTGACCGAAACCCTCGAAGCCATCCAGATGGCCAAGGCCGCGGGCTACACCGCAGTGATTTCGCACCGTTCCGGCGAAACCGAGGATTCGACCATTGCCGACCTGGCCGTGGGGACCGCTGCCGGCCAGATCAAGACCGGCTCGCTGTGCCGCTCCGACCGCGTTTCCAAGTACAACCAACTGCTGCGTATCGAAGAGCAATTGGGCGCCAAGGCGGTCTACCGTGGTCGCGACGAGTTTCGCGGCTAA